A genome region from Hymenobacter tibetensis includes the following:
- a CDS encoding NADPH-dependent assimilatory sulfite reductase hemoprotein subunit, with amino-acid sequence MADTIIKLSEVEHVKTASNYLRGTLADSLVNRITGALNPDDTHLIKFHGSYQQTDRDLDSERKRQKLEPLYSLMIRVRVPGGIATPAQWLRMDELSTKFANNTLKITTRQTFQLHGVLKRNLQKTILGFNQVFMDSIAGCGDVNRNVMCNPNPHQSEVHAQVYEVSRQISAHLTPRTSAYWELWLDGEQQHISAPNEGEEDAEPIYGKTYLPRKFKIALAIPPHNDTDIFANDLGLIAIEEKGQLLGFNVAVGGGMGMTFGMLDTYPRLADIIGFVPADKVVDLCEKVVTIQRDWGNRENRKYSRLKYTLDRVGLDVFRQELNQRLGYELELGRAYKFESTGDAFGWTTSPDGAHHLTLLVEGGRVADRPGNTLKTALREIAAFHTGDFRLTGNQNVIIANVAPEHRLTIQALLTEHGVEVAGNDLSGLRRGALACVALNTCSLAFAEAERYLPQLLTRLEESMKAYNLTQDDILLRMTGCPNGCARPYLGEIGLVGRSVGRYNLYLGAAFNGERLNKLYKEMLDEDGIVRELTPIFADYAENREPLERFGDFTVRRGYVQASTHGLNFHE; translated from the coding sequence ATGGCCGATACCATCATAAAATTATCCGAAGTCGAACACGTCAAGACGGCCAGCAACTACCTGCGTGGCACGCTGGCCGACAGTCTCGTCAATCGGATTACGGGCGCCCTCAACCCCGACGATACCCACCTCATCAAGTTCCACGGCTCGTACCAACAAACCGACCGGGACCTGGACAGCGAGCGGAAACGCCAGAAGCTGGAGCCCCTGTACTCGCTCATGATTCGGGTACGCGTGCCGGGCGGCATTGCCACGCCCGCGCAGTGGCTGCGTATGGATGAACTCTCGACGAAGTTCGCCAACAACACCCTCAAGATAACCACCCGCCAGACGTTTCAGTTACACGGGGTGCTCAAGCGCAACCTCCAGAAGACGATTCTCGGCTTCAACCAGGTGTTTATGGACAGCATTGCGGGCTGCGGCGACGTGAACCGCAACGTGATGTGCAACCCCAACCCGCACCAGTCCGAGGTGCACGCGCAGGTGTATGAAGTGTCGCGCCAGATCAGCGCCCACCTCACGCCACGCACGTCGGCCTATTGGGAATTGTGGCTCGATGGCGAACAGCAGCACATCAGTGCGCCCAACGAAGGCGAAGAGGATGCCGAGCCGATCTACGGCAAAACCTACCTGCCGCGCAAGTTCAAGATTGCGCTAGCCATTCCGCCCCACAACGATACCGACATCTTTGCCAACGACTTAGGCCTAATTGCCATCGAGGAAAAGGGCCAACTACTCGGCTTCAACGTGGCGGTTGGCGGCGGCATGGGCATGACGTTCGGCATGCTCGATACCTACCCGCGCCTGGCCGATATCATCGGGTTCGTGCCCGCCGACAAGGTAGTGGACCTCTGCGAAAAGGTGGTAACCATTCAGCGCGATTGGGGCAACCGCGAAAACCGCAAGTACTCGCGCCTCAAGTACACCCTCGACCGGGTGGGCCTGGATGTATTCAGGCAAGAACTCAACCAGCGCCTGGGCTACGAGTTGGAACTCGGCCGCGCCTACAAGTTTGAAAGCACCGGCGACGCCTTCGGCTGGACAACCAGCCCCGATGGTGCGCATCACCTCACGCTGCTGGTGGAAGGCGGCCGCGTAGCCGACCGCCCCGGCAACACCCTGAAAACCGCGTTGCGCGAAATTGCCGCCTTCCACACCGGCGACTTCCGCCTGACCGGCAACCAAAACGTGATTATTGCCAACGTAGCGCCCGAGCACCGCCTCACTATTCAAGCTCTGCTCACCGAACATGGCGTGGAAGTAGCCGGCAACGACTTGTCGGGGCTACGACGCGGGGCATTGGCGTGCGTGGCGCTGAATACCTGCTCGCTGGCATTTGCCGAAGCCGAGCGTTATCTTCCGCAGTTGCTCACTCGATTGGAGGAAAGCATGAAAGCGTATAATTTAACGCAAGATGATATCTTGCTGCGGATGACGGGCTGCCCCAACGGTTGCGCCCGCCCTTATCTGGGCGAAATTGGGTTGGTGGGCCGCTCCGTCGGGCGTTATAATTTGTATTTGGGAGCGGCTTTCAACGGCGAGCGGCTCAACAAACTGTATAAAGAAATGCTGGATGAAGATGGTATAGTGCGGGAGCTGACGCCGATTTTTGCCGACTATGCTGAAAACCGAGAGCCGCTTGAGCGGTTTGGAGATTTCACCGTCCGTCGGGGGTACGTGCAAGCTTCCACGCACGGCCTGAACTTCCACGAGTAG
- a CDS encoding amino acid permease, translating into MLKKSLELLRLEAAETGSHTLKRSLNGFNLITIGIGVIIGAGLFSLTGIAAANNTGPAVTLSFVVAAVGCAFSALCYAEFASMVPVSGSAYTYAYATMGELFAWIIGWDLVLEYSVGAATVAISWSQYLVKFLAKYNLHIPAQLVMSPFETATLADGTSVHGFVNVPAMLIVLAITAIIIRGTSGSAWFNALVVTLKVSVVLVFIALGWQYIDPANYQPYIPENTGTFGEFGLSGILRGAGVIFFVFIGFDIVATMAQETKNPQRNMPIGIIGSLLICTVLFVLFGHVMTGLANYTEFKNSAAPVAIAIEKTPYAWLSAAVILAIIIGYTSVILVDLLGQSRVFFSMAKDGLLPPVFGKIHPTFRTPLQSNLLLGLFIALFAGFVPISVVGEMTSIGTLLAFVMVCLGILIMRKKEPNAPRGFRTPWVPVVPILGILTCLVMMVSLPWETWLRLGVWLAIGLAIYYGYGKKHSKLRQQSELPAQEV; encoded by the coding sequence ATGCTTAAAAAATCATTGGAACTACTGCGGCTCGAAGCTGCCGAAACTGGTTCCCACACGCTTAAACGAAGTCTGAATGGCTTCAACCTGATTACCATTGGTATCGGGGTAATTATTGGGGCGGGCTTGTTCTCGCTCACCGGTATTGCCGCCGCCAACAACACCGGCCCAGCCGTGACGCTCTCGTTTGTAGTGGCCGCCGTAGGTTGTGCGTTTTCGGCCCTCTGCTACGCCGAGTTTGCCTCTATGGTACCCGTGTCGGGGTCGGCTTACACCTATGCCTATGCTACGATGGGCGAGCTGTTTGCCTGGATAATTGGGTGGGACTTGGTGCTCGAATACTCGGTTGGGGCGGCTACGGTGGCCATTAGCTGGTCGCAATACCTGGTGAAGTTTCTGGCCAAGTACAACCTGCACATTCCGGCGCAACTAGTCATGTCGCCCTTCGAAACAGCCACGCTGGCCGATGGCACGTCGGTGCACGGTTTCGTGAACGTGCCGGCCATGCTGATTGTGCTGGCTATTACAGCTATTATCATTCGCGGAACGTCAGGGTCGGCGTGGTTTAATGCGTTGGTCGTCACGCTGAAAGTATCGGTGGTGCTGGTGTTCATTGCCCTAGGCTGGCAGTACATCGACCCGGCCAACTATCAACCGTATATCCCCGAGAATACCGGGACGTTTGGAGAGTTTGGACTAAGTGGCATTCTGCGCGGAGCGGGTGTTATCTTCTTCGTGTTTATTGGCTTCGACATCGTGGCGACTATGGCGCAGGAAACCAAGAACCCGCAGCGCAATATGCCCATCGGCATTATCGGGTCCCTGCTGATTTGCACCGTGCTATTTGTGCTTTTCGGACACGTAATGACCGGTTTGGCTAACTACACTGAGTTCAAGAACAGCGCCGCACCGGTGGCTATTGCCATCGAGAAAACGCCGTATGCTTGGCTATCGGCCGCCGTTATTCTGGCTATCATTATCGGCTACACCTCGGTTATTTTGGTGGATTTGTTGGGGCAGAGCCGGGTGTTTTTCTCGATGGCCAAGGATGGCTTGCTGCCGCCAGTGTTTGGTAAGATTCACCCCACGTTCCGTACGCCGCTGCAATCCAACCTGCTGCTCGGCTTATTCATTGCCCTGTTTGCGGGCTTCGTGCCGATTTCAGTAGTAGGCGAAATGACCAGTATTGGTACGCTGCTGGCCTTCGTGATGGTGTGCTTGGGCATCCTGATTATGCGCAAGAAAGAGCCGAACGCGCCGCGTGGTTTCCGCACGCCGTGGGTGCCCGTGGTACCTATTCTCGGCATCCTGACTTGCTTGGTAATGATGGTGTCGTTGCCGTGGGAAACGTGGTTGCGGCTAGGGGTATGGCTGGCTATTGGCCTAGCTATCTACTATGGCTACGGCAAGAAGCACAGCAAACTGCGGCAGCAAAGTGAGCTGCCTGCACAAGAAGTATAG
- a CDS encoding TonB-dependent receptor — protein MKAHYASLLLVPAVALAAVPAQAQDALIAISGTVYEKGTKQPLPGVSVSVKGASVGTQSDMSGKFELKARLRFPFTLVFNTVGYEARELEVASGSQPIAVQLESRAIAVNEVVVSASRVEESRLKSPVAIEKLDIRAIKETPAPSFYDALENVKGVQMTTSSITFKVPNTRGFNIPNNFRFMQLVDGVDMQAATLGVPLGNAIGPTELDIASVEITPGAASALYGMNAINGMANLTTKSPFTYQGLSVYQKVGVNHVDGKDRDPSVLTETAVRYAQAFNNKFAFKVNFSYLRGTDWLADTQTDQNPQNLNSANPRFSELSGANNPAADLWNRYGDDRSGNVPVAIQYGGRTETFNVRRTGYYEKDLISPTVRNLKFDGGLFYKLTDKLELSYGYRYGLMDGIFQRGNKIQLKDVTVQNHKLELRGADYYVRSYVLVENTGDSYNLNPLALNLDLNNGSNTVWGNKFRTELQNQVNRGTDLATAMQQARAVADAGRAEPGTEAFNQLKNTITGINNWDSGVNVPGAPATGGAALWQRSRTYHNEAQWNVGRRIKFADVVLGADARVYEVIPDGNNFVDFSKPLADRTTPGGNNVYYKKFGGFAQGTKLLLQDRLKLNASLRLDYNPEFNPKLNPRIAAVYTAAKNHNFRASFQNGWRFPALFEALSFVNNGNVRRVGGLARVNEGLGFLDNSYTLTSLDNFTAAVSRDVAADNGTGTTAQKQQRAALNNRDVLQVANLPTMEPERINAFEVGYRSVLFDNRLALDLDAYYNVYSGFLGQVEVAVPKSGAVGTDASVLDMLTRGQQDRYRVYANARNQYRSYGSALGVTYNFYQKYTLAGNVNYNNIATNSTQDVFITGFNTPKWTTNLSFGNREVVRNVGFNVVWRYQDSFLWESQLANGQIPAYQTVDAQVNVRIPNLKSTIKLGGTNLFNNRYIQYAAGPTIGGLYYVAVTFDNTILR, from the coding sequence ATGAAAGCACACTACGCTTCTTTATTGCTTGTTCCGGCCGTGGCGTTGGCCGCTGTGCCTGCGCAGGCGCAGGATGCGCTGATAGCCATCAGCGGCACAGTGTATGAGAAAGGCACAAAGCAGCCGCTGCCGGGCGTAAGTGTGAGTGTGAAGGGCGCTTCGGTGGGCACGCAGAGCGATATGAGCGGCAAGTTCGAGCTAAAGGCGCGGCTGCGGTTTCCGTTTACGCTGGTATTCAACACCGTGGGGTACGAAGCCCGGGAGCTGGAAGTAGCCAGCGGCAGCCAGCCGATTGCGGTGCAACTCGAATCGAGGGCCATTGCCGTGAACGAGGTGGTGGTGTCGGCGTCGCGGGTGGAGGAAAGCCGGCTGAAGTCGCCGGTGGCTATCGAGAAGCTGGATATTCGGGCTATCAAGGAAACGCCGGCGCCGAGCTTCTATGACGCGTTGGAAAACGTGAAGGGCGTGCAGATGACCACGTCGAGCATCACGTTCAAGGTGCCAAACACGCGCGGCTTCAACATCCCGAACAACTTCCGTTTCATGCAGCTCGTGGATGGTGTGGACATGCAGGCGGCCACGCTCGGTGTGCCGCTCGGCAACGCTATCGGGCCAACGGAGCTAGATATTGCCAGCGTGGAAATCACGCCCGGTGCGGCGTCGGCGCTGTACGGCATGAACGCCATCAACGGCATGGCCAACCTAACCACCAAAAGCCCTTTTACTTATCAGGGGCTGAGCGTGTACCAGAAGGTGGGCGTTAACCATGTGGATGGCAAAGACCGGGACCCGAGCGTGCTGACCGAAACGGCGGTGCGCTACGCGCAGGCGTTCAACAACAAGTTTGCCTTCAAGGTGAACTTCAGCTACTTGCGCGGCACCGACTGGCTGGCCGACACCCAAACCGACCAGAACCCGCAGAACCTGAACTCGGCCAACCCACGCTTTTCTGAACTGTCGGGCGCCAATAACCCGGCCGCCGACCTCTGGAACCGCTACGGCGACGACCGGAGTGGCAACGTGCCGGTGGCAATCCAGTACGGCGGCCGCACCGAGACCTTCAACGTGCGCCGCACCGGCTACTACGAGAAGGACTTGATTTCGCCCACTGTCCGCAACCTCAAGTTCGATGGCGGCTTGTTCTACAAGCTCACCGATAAGCTGGAACTCTCCTACGGCTACCGCTACGGCCTGATGGACGGTATTTTCCAGCGCGGCAACAAGATTCAGCTCAAGGACGTGACCGTGCAAAACCACAAGCTGGAACTGCGCGGCGCCGACTACTACGTGCGCAGCTACGTGCTGGTAGAAAACACCGGCGACTCCTACAACCTGAACCCGCTGGCCCTCAACCTCGACCTCAACAACGGCTCGAACACGGTGTGGGGCAACAAGTTCCGGACCGAGTTGCAGAACCAAGTGAACCGCGGCACCGACCTGGCTACGGCCATGCAGCAAGCCCGCGCCGTAGCCGATGCCGGCCGCGCTGAGCCGGGCACCGAGGCGTTCAACCAGCTCAAAAACACCATCACCGGCATCAACAATTGGGACAGTGGCGTGAACGTGCCGGGCGCTCCGGCCACGGGCGGGGCTGCCCTCTGGCAGCGCAGCCGCACCTACCACAACGAGGCGCAATGGAATGTAGGCCGGCGCATCAAGTTTGCCGATGTGGTGCTCGGCGCCGATGCCCGGGTGTACGAGGTGATACCCGATGGCAACAACTTCGTGGACTTCTCGAAACCCCTTGCCGACCGCACCACGCCGGGCGGCAACAACGTGTACTACAAGAAGTTCGGGGGCTTTGCGCAAGGCACCAAGCTGCTACTGCAAGACCGCCTGAAGCTGAACGCCTCGCTCCGCCTCGACTACAACCCCGAGTTCAACCCCAAGCTGAACCCCCGGATTGCGGCGGTGTACACGGCGGCCAAAAACCACAACTTCCGGGCGTCATTCCAGAACGGCTGGCGCTTCCCGGCGCTGTTTGAAGCCCTGTCGTTCGTGAATAACGGCAACGTGCGCCGCGTGGGCGGCCTGGCCCGCGTAAACGAAGGCCTTGGCTTCCTCGACAACTCCTACACCCTCACCTCCCTCGACAACTTCACGGCCGCGGTTAGCCGCGACGTAGCCGCCGACAATGGAACTGGTACCACTGCGCAAAAGCAGCAGCGGGCCGCCCTCAACAACCGCGACGTGCTGCAAGTAGCCAACCTGCCGACTATGGAACCGGAGCGCATCAACGCGTTTGAAGTAGGCTACCGCAGTGTGCTCTTCGACAACCGTTTGGCCCTCGACCTGGATGCGTACTACAACGTGTATTCGGGCTTCTTGGGACAGGTGGAAGTGGCCGTGCCGAAGTCGGGGGCAGTGGGCACGGATGCGTCGGTGCTGGACATGCTGACCCGCGGACAGCAAGACCGGTACCGAGTATATGCCAATGCCCGCAACCAATACCGCAGCTACGGCTCGGCGCTGGGCGTCACCTACAACTTCTACCAGAAATACACGCTGGCCGGCAACGTCAACTACAACAACATTGCCACTAACAGCACGCAGGACGTGTTTATTACCGGCTTCAACACGCCCAAGTGGACCACCAACCTAAGCTTCGGCAACCGCGAAGTGGTTCGCAACGTGGGCTTCAACGTGGTGTGGCGCTACCAAGATTCGTTCTTGTGGGAAAGCCAACTTGCTAACGGTCAGATACCGGCCTACCAAACCGTAGACGCGCAAGTGAACGTGCGTATCCCGAACCTGAAATCAACCATCAAGCTAGGCGGCACCAACCTGTTCAACAACCGCTATATCCAGTATGCGGCCGGCCCAACCATTGGCGGGCTCTACTACGTGGCTGTGACCTTCGACAACACCATCCTTCGCTAA
- a CDS encoding TSUP family transporter gives MSLSNNPVSQPRSEPPLTGANRLFPIFLKLEQLHVLLVGGGNVGLEKLSAILANSPAAAVTVVATYFLPALRELAARHPAVQLREGPYQITDLVGHDLVIVATDDKALNLTIKADATRQRLLCNVADTPDACDFYLGSIVQKGDLKIAISTNGKSPTIAKRLREMLTTTLPDELNDVLQRMSSIREKVGGDFAHKVRSLNAVTAELTGGPAYESPAAAMWRRRATMSLLAFMAIIIINIISYYVTWQQAWEVASNADTFYIFVAIGFGAQIVDGLLGMGYGVVTAISLMSLNISPAAVSASIHTAEMFASGASGYHHYRFGNVNKKLFKVLLIPGVLGAITGAYLLATFGEEYAKYVKPFLAVYLLLLGIRIISKAFSKPSARKKHKKLGVLAAAGGFLDSFGGGGWGPLVTSTLIAGGRTPQYVIGSVSVTEFFVTFASAVTFFATLGISHWQIILGLIVGGVAASPIAARLAGRIPVRWMFVGVGLMVIVWSLWALRKVFF, from the coding sequence ATGTCTCTTTCCAATAACCCTGTGTCACAGCCACGCTCCGAGCCCCCACTAACAGGAGCGAACCGACTGTTTCCCATCTTCTTGAAATTGGAACAGCTGCACGTGCTGCTGGTAGGCGGCGGAAATGTAGGATTGGAAAAACTGTCTGCTATTCTAGCGAATAGCCCCGCGGCAGCGGTAACCGTAGTAGCCACTTATTTTCTGCCCGCCCTACGGGAACTGGCTGCGCGCCATCCGGCCGTGCAGCTCCGCGAAGGTCCTTACCAGATTACCGACCTAGTAGGCCACGACTTAGTGATTGTAGCCACCGACGACAAGGCCCTGAACCTCACCATCAAGGCCGATGCCACCCGGCAGCGCCTGCTCTGCAACGTAGCCGACACGCCCGACGCCTGCGACTTTTACTTGGGCTCCATCGTGCAAAAAGGCGACTTGAAAATTGCCATCAGTACCAACGGCAAGTCGCCGACCATTGCCAAGCGGCTGCGCGAGATGCTCACCACCACCCTCCCCGACGAGCTCAACGACGTGCTACAACGCATGTCCTCGATTCGGGAGAAGGTAGGCGGCGACTTTGCGCACAAAGTACGCTCCCTCAACGCCGTGACGGCTGAGCTAACCGGCGGCCCGGCCTACGAGTCGCCGGCGGCGGCTATGTGGCGCCGCCGGGCTACCATGTCGCTGCTGGCGTTCATGGCCATTATTATTATCAACATCATCTCCTACTACGTCACCTGGCAGCAGGCGTGGGAGGTAGCAAGCAACGCCGATACGTTCTACATTTTCGTCGCCATCGGCTTTGGGGCGCAGATTGTTGATGGGCTATTGGGCATGGGCTACGGGGTGGTGACGGCCATCAGTTTGATGAGTTTGAACATCTCGCCGGCTGCGGTCAGCGCGAGTATTCATACCGCCGAAATGTTTGCTAGCGGCGCATCCGGTTATCATCACTACCGCTTCGGCAACGTCAACAAGAAGCTGTTCAAGGTGTTGCTGATTCCGGGCGTTCTGGGCGCCATCACGGGGGCCTACCTGCTGGCTACGTTTGGTGAGGAATATGCGAAGTACGTGAAGCCGTTTTTGGCGGTGTATCTGCTGCTGCTAGGTATCCGCATTATTTCCAAGGCCTTTTCCAAGCCGAGTGCGCGCAAAAAGCACAAGAAGCTAGGTGTACTGGCCGCGGCTGGCGGCTTCCTCGATTCGTTTGGCGGCGGCGGCTGGGGCCCCCTCGTGACGAGCACCCTCATTGCCGGGGGCCGCACACCGCAGTACGTCATCGGGTCGGTGAGCGTCACCGAGTTCTTCGTCACGTTTGCCAGCGCCGTTACGTTCTTCGCCACGCTGGGCATTTCGCACTGGCAGATTATCCTGGGCTTGATTGTGGGTGGCGTTGCCGCTTCGCCCATAGCAGCCCGCCTCGCTGGCCGCATCCCCGTTCGGTGGATGTTTGTGGGCGTAGGGTTGATGGTGATTGTCTGGAGCTTGTGGGCACTGCGCAAGGTGTTTTTCTAG
- a CDS encoding DUF2490 domain-containing protein — MSFRLFLLSCLLVAALPVRAQKQYVREQQTWLGVFNQTRFSQRWGTWTDLHLRLHDRYVQDLFQGVARVGLTYYLTDDVRLTGGYAYVHHFPDGARTVGQPEHRPWQQVQWFTRFPKARLMQWVRLEERFRNTIRDNERTEDYDFNYRVRYNAALFLPLTKRGFDPGGLQFLLNNEVMMNFGKEIRYNYFDQNRLFAGLVYQANKHGQLHAGYMHLFQQLPAGSTYRNQHTIRVFYFHNFDLRPTPPPAPIPAPQ, encoded by the coding sequence ATGAGCTTCCGCCTGTTTTTACTCTCTTGCTTACTCGTGGCGGCGCTGCCAGTGCGGGCGCAGAAGCAGTATGTGCGGGAACAACAGACGTGGCTAGGGGTTTTCAATCAAACCCGCTTCTCGCAGCGGTGGGGCACTTGGACGGACTTGCACTTGCGCCTGCACGACCGGTATGTGCAGGATTTGTTTCAGGGCGTGGCGCGGGTCGGCCTCACGTATTATCTCACTGATGACGTGCGGCTGACCGGGGGCTATGCCTACGTGCACCACTTTCCGGATGGGGCGCGCACGGTGGGCCAACCCGAGCATCGGCCGTGGCAGCAGGTGCAGTGGTTTACGCGCTTCCCGAAGGCCCGCTTGATGCAGTGGGTGCGGCTGGAAGAACGGTTTCGCAACACTATCCGCGACAACGAACGCACCGAGGACTACGATTTCAACTACCGGGTCCGCTACAACGCGGCCCTTTTCCTGCCGCTCACCAAACGCGGGTTCGACCCGGGTGGGCTGCAATTTCTACTCAACAACGAGGTGATGATGAATTTCGGTAAGGAGATTCGCTACAACTACTTCGACCAAAACCGCCTGTTTGCTGGCCTCGTGTATCAGGCCAACAAGCACGGGCAATTGCACGCCGGCTATATGCATCTGTTTCAGCAGCTTCCGGCAGGCAGCACGTACCGCAACCAGCACACCATTCGGGTGTTTTACTTTCACAATTTCGACTTGCGGCCCACCCCGCCGCCCGCTCCAATTCCCGCTCCTCAATAA
- a CDS encoding diflavin oxidoreductase, which translates to MPTPSSSSLPIGLDDKALNELTANLTNQQLLWLSGYLYGRAAEPAQQPVAANSPAATIAAPAAAQPAPTAAAPSRLTILYGSQTGNSKKVALQTAEAARQRGLEPTVRDMNDYPTRALASEQQLLVITSTQGEGEPPIAAEDLHQFLLGPRAPKLPALRYSVLALGDKSYLQFCQTGIEFDERLAALGAQRLADRVECDVEFQESAAQWADRVLDVLAQEVATAAPEVGPSTGAALAQAAAVSLNGGSQADLSAFRVASSPVPAPKPAVQHEDVQFDAPLLEKIQLNGRGSAKETYHLEFSLEGSGLQYEPGDALMVQPTNRPELVADVVKAARLDATAPVQLKGVELDLTTALTEHLELSVLTRDVLERYAALAPQYSELREALLGTTQLQAFLYGRDIVDLLTHFPIDLSAQHLAAVLRPLPARAYSIASSPLAHPDEVHLTVGAVRYEAHGRQKHGACSVYQADHLAIGDTARVWVDRNEYFKLPQNPATDIIMVGPGTGVAPFRSFVAERAESGAPGRNWLFFGNPEFTTDFLYQTEWQQHLKQGSLARLDLAFSRDQAEKIYVQHRLLEQAPQVFKWLEDGAYFYVCGDKNRMAADVRKALLTIIEQQSGQDADYAADYLKQLKKSRRYLEDVY; encoded by the coding sequence ATGCCTACTCCCTCTTCTTCCTCGCTGCCAATCGGCCTCGACGATAAGGCACTCAACGAGTTAACAGCTAATCTCACCAACCAGCAATTGCTGTGGCTGAGCGGCTACCTATACGGCCGCGCCGCCGAACCTGCACAGCAACCGGTGGCCGCTAACTCGCCGGCCGCTACTATTGCAGCACCAGCCGCGGCGCAACCGGCACCAACGGCAGCTGCTCCTTCGCGCCTTACCATATTGTATGGCTCGCAGACTGGCAACAGCAAGAAAGTGGCATTGCAAACCGCTGAAGCAGCGCGCCAACGCGGGCTAGAGCCCACCGTGCGCGACATGAACGATTACCCTACGCGCGCCTTGGCATCGGAGCAACAATTGCTTGTGATTACCAGCACGCAAGGGGAAGGAGAACCGCCAATTGCCGCCGAAGATTTGCACCAGTTCCTGTTGGGCCCGCGTGCACCCAAGCTCCCGGCGTTGCGCTATTCGGTGCTGGCCCTCGGCGACAAAAGTTACCTGCAATTCTGCCAGACCGGTATCGAGTTCGATGAGCGGTTAGCGGCCTTGGGTGCGCAGCGCCTCGCTGACCGGGTGGAGTGCGACGTGGAATTTCAGGAGTCGGCGGCGCAGTGGGCCGACCGGGTGCTGGACGTGCTAGCGCAGGAAGTAGCTACGGCCGCACCTGAAGTTGGCCCGAGCACGGGAGCGGCTTTGGCTCAAGCGGCAGCGGTTTCTTTGAACGGTGGCAGCCAGGCAGATTTATCGGCATTCCGGGTGGCCAGCAGTCCGGTGCCAGCGCCCAAGCCCGCGGTGCAGCACGAAGACGTACAGTTCGATGCGCCGTTGCTAGAGAAGATTCAACTCAATGGCCGCGGCTCCGCGAAGGAAACCTACCATTTAGAGTTTTCTTTGGAAGGCTCCGGCCTTCAGTATGAGCCCGGTGACGCGCTAATGGTGCAGCCCACGAACCGCCCCGAATTGGTGGCGGATGTAGTGAAGGCAGCCCGCCTCGATGCTACCGCACCGGTGCAACTGAAAGGTGTGGAACTAGATTTGACCACTGCGCTAACCGAGCACTTGGAACTATCGGTGCTGACGCGTGATGTGCTGGAGCGCTACGCCGCTCTGGCGCCGCAGTACTCGGAATTGCGCGAGGCGTTGCTCGGGACTACGCAGCTGCAAGCCTTCCTCTACGGCCGCGACATTGTGGATTTGCTCACCCACTTCCCCATCGATTTGTCGGCGCAGCATTTGGCGGCGGTGCTACGGCCGCTGCCGGCCCGGGCGTATTCCATTGCCAGCAGCCCACTGGCTCACCCCGATGAAGTGCACCTGACGGTAGGCGCGGTGCGCTACGAAGCCCACGGCCGCCAAAAGCACGGCGCTTGCTCGGTGTATCAAGCCGACCATCTGGCTATTGGCGATACGGCCCGCGTGTGGGTGGACCGCAACGAATACTTCAAGCTGCCGCAGAACCCGGCTACCGACATTATCATGGTAGGGCCGGGAACGGGTGTGGCGCCGTTCCGCTCATTTGTGGCGGAGCGGGCCGAGTCGGGCGCGCCGGGGCGCAACTGGTTGTTCTTTGGCAACCCGGAATTCACCACCGATTTCCTGTACCAAACCGAGTGGCAGCAACACCTCAAGCAAGGCTCGCTGGCTCGCCTCGACTTGGCATTTTCTCGTGACCAAGCCGAGAAAATCTACGTGCAGCACCGCCTGTTGGAGCAAGCACCGCAAGTATTCAAATGGCTGGAAGATGGCGCCTACTTCTACGTCTGCGGCGACAAAAACCGGATGGCCGCCGATGTACGCAAAGCACTCCTCACCATCATCGAGCAGCAAAGCGGCCAGGATGCCGACTACGCCGCCGACTACTTGAAGCAGTTGAAAAAGTCGCGCCGCTACTTAGAGGACGTGTATTAA